The Treponema succinifaciens DSM 2489 region AAAATCAAAATAACGTTTGTCAAAAGCGCACCAGTTCACGGAATGTTACCGTAACACAACAAGAAATCAATTGAAGATGAAACATTTCCGTTTGACACCCTATCAGTCGGTCGGATATATTGTCAGTGATATTTTTATTCAGGAAACTCGATATGGCGGAAAAAGGTAACACAAAGCAGGAGATTCTGGAGGCGGCGCTGGATTTGTTTTCGGCGCAGGGCTACGAGGCGACTTCCATGCAGCAGATTGATGACTTGAAGCACGGCATGAATTTCCGGGTGATTGACGCGAAGACCGAAATATTCAGCCGGCAGGGACGCGTTTACAAAACTCCAGCCGCGATTCTGAGCAGGGAAGAATTCATCCAGGAATATCCCGGAAGTACGGATTTTTTCTCATGGATTCCTAATGTATCACTCAGAAGCAACTGAAAACACATTCACAGACATTGACAGAATGATTGCTTCTGCAGGCTGATGAAACAAACACGGCTTAGGCATTTTTCATACCGTAGGTATGCTGCGAGATTTTGCTGCCGCAAGGCAGGAAAGCTCCTGAAAAAAAATTTACCTGTGCTTTTTTTCTGTAAATAGTTTCATCGCAAAATGCGAAAGCATAATCATTCCTGCGGTCATTCCCAAATATTCTGACACGCATACAAAAATGTTCGGAGCGGAAAGTTTCCATGCGTTCCGCCAGAAAAGATAGACATAAAGCTGGCTATGAACTATGCAGAAGATTCCGAGTGCGAAAATTAAAATCCACAGAATTTGAAGGATTGCAAAACACGCGGAATTTCTGCAGTCCGCTTTTTTCCCATTCGCCGCCGTTTCAAGTTTTTTCAACTTTGAATGAAGATGAAGCCCCAAGTGAAAGCCCATCACCAGAAATCCCCAGGAGCATGAAAAAGCGTGCAGCGGGCGGCTCCAGGAAGTCATGTTGATAGAAGAAAACGCAAAAACCGCGCCACTCATCATAACCGAGCTGAACGCCATCAAAATCATCAGAGCGAACAAAAGCCACGCAGTCGCGCTCAGCAAAATCCGCACGGAATTATATTTTCCGCGGTTCAAGGAACGGTAAAAGCCGCCGTTCAAAATGTGATGCAAAATAAACAGCGCAAAAAGCGTAGCCCCGAAAATTCCATGCGCCGAAAGATTGCGCACAACCTCATGGCTCATCAAAAATATAAAGTCCGCGAACATAAGAATATCGGTTATGATTTTAAGAAGTTTTCGCATTTTCATATTCAAAATAGCTCACAGTCCGCTTTCTTTCAGCCATTCGTCGATTCTTGCATTCAGGTCGCGGCCGCCGGAATAGAAGAACTCAAACGGAAGCCCCAGGTAGCTTTTTGGCAAGTGCTTTGAAAGGTCGCTCACGCTGTCGCCGTACATTGTTCCGCCGTGGCTTGAAAATGAAACCACGGCTTTGCCTGAAAAATCGTAGCTTTCAATGAAACTGTAAACCGGCATTGGAAGAGTCGCCCACCAAGTCGGGTAGCCGAGCAAGACAACGTCGTATTCCGCCATTTTTGTGGCAGATATTTTTGTCTTTAAAGGAGGCCGCGTTCCGCTCATCAAGTCGCACTGGCTTACATCGTAGATTCCGCCGCGGTACGGATTCTTCATTTCAAGTTCCACAAGGTCAACTTTTTCATCGCCGAATTTTTGTTTCAGGTTTTTTGAAATATATTCAGCCGAGCTTTCGGTGTTTCCCGAATAAGAAAAATACGCAACGAGGACACGCGGATTTTTAGGAACTGAAATTGAAGCGATTCTCTCATCATATTTTGTCTCAAAAACAAAGTTCCGTTTTCCGGCGTTCCGCGCGATTCTGAATCCAAGATTTCTGTCTTTTGTAAGCGGATTTGAAGCCGAACGGTATGCGCTCCGCAAATGCTTTCCAAAATCATTGAAGCCACCGCCACGGTTCACGCGGTAAATACCAACTGACGCACCAAGCGGATTCAAGACAGATTTTCCGCCCATGCCAGAAGCATTTTTTCCGCCCGAACGTCCAATTCCAGCCGCGCCAGCAACATCTGGAGAAGAAATCGAATCGTCATAACCGCCGTAATAATTAAAAACCCACTCGCTCACATTTCCGTGCATATTGAAAAGCCCGAATGCATTCGGCGAGAGAGAGCCCACCGCAACCGTTTTTCCGCGGTTCAAGCCCGGCTGAACATTCGGATTTGTGCGCCGAACATAATTTTCTTCTATTAGATACGGATAGCTTCCCTCATAGTTCGCGTCTTTCGGATTGTTCCAGTTTCCCATGCTGAAAATCGTTTTTGTTCCGGCACGGCAGGCGTATTCCCATTCAGCCTCGCTCAAAAGCCGGTAACCGTCCGCCGCCAAGTCCACAGATACATCTGGGAACTTCGCGTTTTTTCCGCCGATTCTGTAAACCGTAGCCAGACCCTCCGCCAAAGATTTCTTGTTGCAGTATTCAAGTGCGTCGTAAAAAGAAACATTCTCAACAGGAAGATTCGCGCCCTTGTTATAGCTTGGATTTTCTCCCATCAGTTTTTCATAATCCGACTACCGGACTTCAAACGCGTCGCAATAAAAATCGTCCACCGCAACCGAATGTTGCTCCTCGTCCTTATCGCGCATCCGCTCCGAAGCAGAGCTTCCCATCAAAAAAGTCCCGCCTTTGATTAAAATCATTTTAGATTCCGAAAAAACTGAGCCGCACAAAAGGCAAGCGGCAGCCACCGTAAAAATAATTTTTTTCATTGCAATATTCTCCAAGTTCTCCCCTACTTCAATTCCACGAGCCGATAGTTTCTTGTGCCGCCGCCGAGTTTTTCAAGCTGCTCGACCATTCCTGTGCAGTGGGCGGCTTTCCATTCGGATTTTGTGGCATTGTCAACATCGGTTTTTTCAATCACAAAGTCCAAAGTGCATTGCTCAAGGGCCACGATGTCGTTCGAGGCTATGATTCCGATTTTTCCGAGATTTTTCGCGCCCCGGCAGCTGTCGTTCGGCTCGATGTCGTCAAGAACATTGATGAACGCCCAATTTTTCTTGTAGTCAAGCGCGGCTTTTGCGGCATCTGCAAAGCTTTTTTCAAGAACGTCGGCAGGAGTACTGTGATAATGGCTTTCGTCCGTGCCGCCTGAATGAATAATGCACTTTCCGCTTCGGTTGGCAAGGCAGAGCGAAATATTTTTGATGTTTCCGTCAAAAGCCGGGAGCATGTGAAGCCGGACGCGAAAAACTGAAATCAGCGTGTCAAAGCCGGCGAATTCTTTTCCTGTTCGCGCGTATTTTAAAAGATTTCCGCCAGTCAAAGGCAGATTGATATAGTCGCTGTCGCTAACCATCACGCATTTTCCGATTTCCATGAAACCGTGCCGCCTCGCATACGAAAGATTCATCTCCGAAGTACGCCTGTTGCCCGACAAGCCGTTTCCGTCAAACATCGTGCCACCAGTCGTCCTTACAAGGTCGCGCAAAAGATCTGGCTGCAAAACTTCCTCGTCGGGTCCGCCAAAGCTCACCTTGATTCCCACGTTTCCCTCGATTTTCTGCTTCAGAGCGCGGTAAACTTTCATAAGCCCCGCGGAAGAAACATCACGCGTAAAATAGACAATGCTCTGATTCTGCGAGCCGTTTTTTTGACCGTCATTTTGATTCTGGGCAAAAATTCCGGCAGCAAAAAGCAAAGCCAAAAGTGTTGAAAGAAGTTTTTTCATATTTGTCTCCAAAGTAATTTTTCTTTTTTAGTTTACTTCGTTCACGACCCGAATTGCATTCAAATCTGCGCCCTGCCGTCAAAACTTGCGTACATAAAACAGATGATTTTCATTTCAGTTTTTCCTTATTCCCCAAGTTTTCCGTATTCCTCGTCGCTCACAGGTTCAAGCCATTCATTGGAAGTTCCCTCGCCTGCAGGCTCAAACGTGATGTGGCTGAACCAGCTGTCTTTTTTTGCGCCGTGCCAGTGCTTAACGTTCGCAGGAATAACAACAATGCTTCCGGCTTCCATAGAAACCGCCTCTTTTCCCCATTCCTGATACCAGCCGTTTCCAGCCGTGCAGATTAAAACCTGGCCGCCGCCTTTCATTGCATGGTGAACGTGCCAGTTGTTGCGGCAGCCCGGCTCAAACGTAACATTAAAAATCGGAAATTCGCCTTTTTTTGTGTCCGTAAGCGGCTTCAAGAACGACTGACCGATAAAATACTTTGCGAAAGCCTCGTTCGGCTCACAAACTCCAAATTTGTCGATTTTAGAAAATTCCTCTTTTGTCATATTTTTCACCTTTTTCTTCTTTTTTTTTGCAAGTTTCACAGTTGTTTCAGTAAAGCTGTAGTAGACGACGAGCTTTTTTGAGCTTGAAAAAACGGCAGGAGATTATTCAGAAGCAGACGCAACAGATTCAGCCAGAGTAAAAGCAAAAACGCTTCTGCTTGAAAGATTTTTCAGAACATCGCAAACGCTTTTATCCGCAAATTCGCCGATTTCCACCGCCCTTGTAGAGCCGATGCAGTGGTCTGCGTAAGCAACGGAAATCGCCTGAAACAAACATTTTTTTGTCAAAAAATCACTTCAAATAAGTCTCAAAGAACACCTGAAGCTTTGCTAATGTGCGATAAAGAAGTAATAGAAGTGTAAAAAATTTTGCCGTTCCTATCCGGCACTTAGGGCTGTGTCGGATAGGTCAGGCGTTAGGCTTCCGGCAAGTCTATCTTGCCGACAAAGCTGTAATAAATCTCAATGTCCTGCCTGCGGGTGCCGTTCTCGTCATAGCTGCACTCATGCACGACGATTTTCTCAATCATTTCCCGCAAGAGGGTGGGGGTCAATTCTTCAAAAGCAAGGTGCTTTCTCACAATCCCCATGAATTTCTCGGCGTTGACGGTGGCGGCCTGCGACTTGGAAAGTTCCTCCTGCAAAGCGGCAGCCCGGTCTTTCAGTTCCCGCTGCTCCTGCTCATAGTCCGCCGACAGCTCCATGAAACGCTCGTCGCTGATTTTGCCGCTTACATTGTCCTCATACAGCCGCTTGATAATGCGGTTCACTTCGGCAATGCGTGTCTGGGCCTGTTCAAGCTGCTTCGTGGCTGCGGCGGTCTTTCTCTTGCCGCCGATTTCGTTCTGCTGGATGAGCAGCTTTACAAAGCGGCTCTCATGCCTGGCGGCGTATTCCGTCACTTGCCGGAGATTGGAAAGCACGCCCGCCGTCAAAAGGTCGGTGCGGATAAAGTGTGCCGTACAGTCACGGGTACGCTTCTTGTAGCTGCCGCAGATATAACAGTCCTGCTTGCGGTTCTTGTTCTGATACCGCTGCTGATACAGCACATGGCCGCAGTCGGCGCAGAACAGCATACCAGAGAACAGCCCCACTTCATCATAGCGGTTCGGGCGTTTTCGCTGCTTGCGTAACTCCTGCACACGCTCCCATGTTTCCGTGTCGATAATCGGCTCATGGTGATTTGGGAAGATAGCCTGCTTCTCGATGGGGTTCTCAACGCTGTGCTTGACCTTGTAAGAGGGCTTCTCCGTCTTGAAGTTTACCAGACAGCCAGTGTACTCCCGGTTTTCCAGCAGATGGACGACGGTGTTTGTCGCCCACTTGCACTCATAGCCGGGGTGGTAGCGTCGGGTGCTGCCCGTCCTGCGGTATTCCAGCGTCCCCGGCGTGGGGATTTGCTGCTCCGTCAGCATACGGGCAATCTTGGTCGGGCCATTTCCCGCAAGGCAAAGCTGGTAAATCTGCCGGACAACCGGGGCGGCTTCCTCGTCAACGATATAGTTCTCGTCCTTGTCCATGAGATAGCCATAGACTGGCTTGCTGGTTACAGGCTTGCCGCTCATGCCTTTTGCTTTCTTTACTGCCTTGATTTTCTTGCTCGTATCTCTCACCAGCCATTCGTTAAATAAGTTCCGCAGAGGGGTAAAATCATTGTCCATGCCGCCGTTTGCGCTGTCCACGTTGTCATTGACAGCGATAAAACGCACGCCCTTTTGAGGGAACAGCATTTCCGTGTAAAATCCCACCTGCAAGTAATTACGCCCCAGCCTGCTCATGTCCTTGACTATGACGGTGCCGACTTTCCCGGCTTCAATGTCTGCAAGCATGGCTTGAAATCCGGGCCGCTGGAAGTTCGCACCTGAGTAGCCGTCGTCGGTGTACCAGCGCAGATTGGTAAAGCCGTTCTGCTTGGCGTAGGCTTCCAAAATCCGTTTCTGGTTGGAAATGGAATTGCTCTCGCCTTGCAATTCGTCCTCATGGGACAATCTCGGATAAAGGGCGGTAATGAGGTTTTGGGTGGCTTGTCTTAACATAAAATCCTCCGTTTCCGACAGCCAGCCCCACTATTCCGTGGTTTCATTGTACCACGGAACAGGGGCGGCTGTACAGCGGTAAAAGTGATAAATCTGCTTCTTTACAGCTTGTCAAATCGCCTTTTTTTGTGTAGCAGCGGCTTCCGCTTCCAGTACCCTCGCCATCTTGTCGGCGGCGGTGCTGGTGGTGTCTTTCTTGAAAAAGCCGGACACGACAAGAACGGTATTCCCCATGCGGATTTCCGTCACGCAGTCGGGGCGGCGGGTGGTACGGTGGTCGTGCTGCTTGATATTCTCCATAGGCAATACTCCTTTCATTCAGCCAGCAGTTTCTTCATGGTTTCCATTTTCCGCTTTGCGGTTTCCTGCCGGAAGTTGACGCCAGTAAAGCGTATCGGGACGCACATGGACAGCAGTCGGTCATAAATCCGGGAATGGGCCGTGTCTGTCGGCTTTTTCAACTCGTCCAGCGGGCGGTTGGTGGTGGCGATCAGCGGCTTGTTGCTGCGGTATCGGGTATCAATCACATGGAATACCTGTTCCAGTCCATAGTCGGTGCCACGCTCCATGCCGAAGTCGTCAATGATAAGCAGCGGATAGCGGCAAAGGCGGGAAATATACTCATTCCGGCCTGTAAAGCCGGGAGAGAGGTCGCCCAGGATAACGGCGAAGTTCGTCATATATACGGGGACTTCTTTCTCCATGAGGGCGTTTGCGATACAGCCCGCAAGGTAGCTTTTCCCGTTGCCGACGTTCCCCCAGAACAGGCAGCCGATGTTTTCGGCCTGCATTTCTTCCCAATGCTCCGCATACCGCCGGGCAATCCCGGTCTGCGGGTTTCTGCCGTTGTCGTTCTCGAATGTCCATTGCTGCATGGCTGAGTCGGCAAAAGCCCTCTGTTTCAGATTTTCCACGGCTTCCACATGGCGGCGGTGTTCCTCGGCGGCCTGCCGCTGCTCACGGGCGGCTCTCTGGCAGTCGCACTCTGCCGGGTGGCGGTCACGGCCAAACAGCTCCTTACCCTCCGGGAAGTAGGCTTCTTTCGGCGTATGGCACTTTCCGCAGTAAAGCAGTCCGTCCTCGCCGATATAGTCCTCCATCTCCGGGGCGGCGGTTGTCATGTTCTCCAAAATATCTTTGATTTCACTTGTCATAAGCTTTCTCCCTCCATACAGGTATAGTCGGGGATGCCCTGTTTTACGGCTCCCTTTTTGTCATTGGCCGCCCATCTGTGCAAGGCGGCGGCATAATTCTGGTAGGCTTTCCCGCTGGCGGCAAGGTAATGGCTCATTTCCTCAATCAGCCGTTCCAGCCTGTCCGGGTATTCTGCCTGTAACTCGTCATATTCGTCCTTTGACAGAAAAATATTCTCATATCGGCCATAAGCTGTGGGCGGCTCCCCACTCGCTCTCATTGTTTGGTTCTCTATTAAGTTGTTTATATTAGTTTTGTTAGGGGTCGGTTTTCCGACCATCATAGGGTCGGTTTTCCGACCGTCATAAGGTCGCTTTTCCGACTGTATGAGGGTCGCTTTTCCGGCCATCAGTTGGTCGGAAAACCGTACCACTGGGACAGGCGGCACTTTCACATAAAGCCGATTGGGTGCGGAGAAGCCCCGCCGTTCCCGTTCTAAAAGCCCGGCTGCGTCCAGTTCTTTCAAGGCTCCCTTGATGGCGGTACAACCCTTGTCCAGCATTTCCGCTATCTCCGCAACGGGGTAGACAATGAATATCCTGCCCTCGCCGTCCTGCCAGCCGTTCTTCTGTGACAGGGTGGAGCGGTCTAATAAAAGCGCATACAGCAGCTTGGCGGTCTGTGAAATCTCCATTTTCAGCAGGAAACGGGGGTATGGAAGATAGGCGGGCAGCGTGGTGTCTGCCCTGATATAATCAGCGATAGTATCACCTCCCTCTGTGTTGTGTCGTTTTTGGGCTTTGTCACGCATTAGGACGGCATTTCCGGGGGGAAAGGATAAATGTATCGCATACCCTTTGACACCCACGAAAAAAGCCTTGATTTATGCGGGTTTGAAAGGCTCTAAAGCGTGACATTTCTGCCTTTGTTTCCGCTTTCTCTCGGCGGCTTTGCGTTTCTTCATGCACCCGGCGCAGCCGGGGCAGTATTTCCCCCGGTTGGATTTGGGGACAAAGGCCGCCCCGCAGACCGCGCAGCGTTTCCGGCTCCCCCGGTACAAGAGGGCTGCGGCCAGCTCCCCGTCAAGGGGCAGGACAGCCACACGGAACCAGCGGCACATGAGGGAATAGGAAATGCTCTGGACGCACACGCAAGGCTCCCCGTCGTCTAACAGCAGGCAGTTCCCCTCGTCGTAGTTACAGCACTCATGCACAAGGCGGCGGGCTGCCTGGTGCTGGCGGTAGTCCATGCGGGACGGCTTATCGTTCATGGCTCTGCTCCTTTCTGCGGTGCGGCTCTTCCCGGCGCAAAATCTGGTCGATGTTCCGCTTGACGGTCTGCAACTCCCTGAACCGCTGCTTCTGTTCGTGATAGGTGTTGTACAGGCCGTCTTTCTCGGAGATAAGCTGCTCGATCTCGGCCTGCAACGCTTTTCGGCCGGGCAGCTTGGTAAGCCCCTGTGCCTTGAAATACCGGGCGGCGGCTTCGGCTATGATAAAATCGCTCTCGTTTGCCTGGCGGTATGCGGCGCGGGCTTTCTCGGATTTCTGCGCTTTCAGCCCCTCGCGGATGGGCTTGGTCTTGGCATAGGCAAGTACCTGTTGCCGCAACTCCCTTTTCCCTTGCAGCTTCGTTTCCAGTGCTTTCAGTTCGCCGCTGGTCTGGCGCATTTCCTGATAGGCGGTAGCAACGGCGGCTTCAAGCTGTTCCGGGGAAGAAAAGCCGTACTGTTGGTAGATGGTCAGGGTCTTGGCGGCCTGTTTCAGATTGTGTATCTTCGCCCATCGTTCATAGCCTTTGCCCTTGCCCTCGGCCATCTTCTGCTCAATGTCCACAAGCCGCTGCACACTGTCCTGTCTGGGGTCGATTTTCCCTGTCTTTTCGCCCTGTAAGCGGCCTTTCCCGGCGTGTAGGTATTCGGGTATGGCTGCGGTCTGTTCGGCGGCTCTGGCGGCTTGGTGCTGCGGGGTGTAGCGAACCGTTACGCCCCTCTGGGCGTTCTGCTCCAAAACGGCAAGGACGGCGGTGCGGTCAAAGTCGCCGCCCAGCTTCCGGGCGGTGATAGGCTTCGTCCTGTCTGGCGTGAGGTAGGACAGCCGCCCCCGGCTCTCCTTGACGGTCACACCCTCCCGCAACAGCAGAGAGGAAAACTCGTCAAAGCTGGCAGCGGTGGCAAGGGCTTT contains the following coding sequences:
- a CDS encoding TetR/AcrR family transcriptional regulator, with product MAEKGNTKQEILEAALDLFSAQGYEATSMQQIDDLKHGMNFRVIDAKTEIFSRQGRVYKTPAAILSREEFIQEYPGSTDFFSWIPNVSLRSN
- a CDS encoding DUF4405 domain-containing protein, translated to MRKLLKIITDILMFADFIFLMSHEVVRNLSAHGIFGATLFALFILHHILNGGFYRSLNRGKYNSVRILLSATAWLLFALMILMAFSSVMMSGAVFAFSSINMTSWSRPLHAFSCSWGFLVMGFHLGLHLHSKLKKLETAANGKKADCRNSACFAILQILWILIFALGIFCIVHSQLYVYLFWRNAWKLSAPNIFVCVSEYLGMTAGMIMLSHFAMKLFTEKKHR
- a CDS encoding flavodoxin, with the protein product MARNAGKRNFVFETKYDERIASISVPKNPRVLVAYFSYSGNTESSAEYISKNLKQKFGDEKVDLVELEMKNPYRGGIYDVSQCDLMSGTRPPLKTKISATKMAEYDVVLLGYPTWWATLPMPVYSFIESYDFSGKAVVSFSSHGGTMYGDSVSDLSKHLPKSYLGLPFEFFYSGGRDLNARIDEWLKESGL
- a CDS encoding DUF362 domain-containing protein — translated: MKKLLSTLLALLFAAGIFAQNQNDGQKNGSQNQSIVYFTRDVSSAGLMKVYRALKQKIEGNVGIKVSFGGPDEEVLQPDLLRDLVRTTGGTMFDGNGLSGNRRTSEMNLSYARRHGFMEIGKCVMVSDSDYINLPLTGGNLLKYARTGKEFAGFDTLISVFRVRLHMLPAFDGNIKNISLCLANRSGKCIIHSGGTDESHYHSTPADVLEKSFADAAKAALDYKKNWAFINVLDDIEPNDSCRGAKNLGKIGIIASNDIVALEQCTLDFVIEKTDVDNATKSEWKAAHCTGMVEQLEKLGGGTRNYRLVELK
- a CDS encoding cupin domain-containing protein; the protein is MTKEEFSKIDKFGVCEPNEAFAKYFIGQSFLKPLTDTKKGEFPIFNVTFEPGCRNNWHVHHAMKGGGQVLICTAGNGWYQEWGKEAVSMEAGSIVVIPANVKHWHGAKKDSWFSHITFEPAGEGTSNEWLEPVSDEEYGKLGE
- a CDS encoding recombinase family protein, producing the protein MLRQATQNLITALYPRLSHEDELQGESNSISNQKRILEAYAKQNGFTNLRWYTDDGYSGANFQRPGFQAMLADIEAGKVGTVIVKDMSRLGRNYLQVGFYTEMLFPQKGVRFIAVNDNVDSANGGMDNDFTPLRNLFNEWLVRDTSKKIKAVKKAKGMSGKPVTSKPVYGYLMDKDENYIVDEEAAPVVRQIYQLCLAGNGPTKIARMLTEQQIPTPGTLEYRRTGSTRRYHPGYECKWATNTVVHLLENREYTGCLVNFKTEKPSYKVKHSVENPIEKQAIFPNHHEPIIDTETWERVQELRKQRKRPNRYDEVGLFSGMLFCADCGHVLYQQRYQNKNRKQDCYICGSYKKRTRDCTAHFIRTDLLTAGVLSNLRQVTEYAARHESRFVKLLIQQNEIGGKRKTAAATKQLEQAQTRIAEVNRIIKRLYEDNVSGKISDERFMELSADYEQEQRELKDRAAALQEELSKSQAATVNAEKFMGIVRKHLAFEELTPTLLREMIEKIVVHECSYDENGTRRQDIEIYYSFVGKIDLPEA
- a CDS encoding transposon-encoded TnpW family protein, translated to MENIKQHDHRTTRRPDCVTEIRMGNTVLVVSGFFKKDTTSTAADKMARVLEAEAAATQKKAI
- a CDS encoding ATP-binding protein, with amino-acid sequence MTSEIKDILENMTTAAPEMEDYIGEDGLLYCGKCHTPKEAYFPEGKELFGRDRHPAECDCQRAAREQRQAAEEHRRHVEAVENLKQRAFADSAMQQWTFENDNGRNPQTGIARRYAEHWEEMQAENIGCLFWGNVGNGKSYLAGCIANALMEKEVPVYMTNFAVILGDLSPGFTGRNEYISRLCRYPLLIIDDFGMERGTDYGLEQVFHVIDTRYRSNKPLIATTNRPLDELKKPTDTAHSRIYDRLLSMCVPIRFTGVNFRQETAKRKMETMKKLLAE
- a CDS encoding replication initiator protein A, with the protein product MRDKAQKRHNTEGGDTIADYIRADTTLPAYLPYPRFLLKMEISQTAKLLYALLLDRSTLSQKNGWQDGEGRIFIVYPVAEIAEMLDKGCTAIKGALKELDAAGLLERERRGFSAPNRLYVKVPPVPVVRFSDQLMAGKATLIQSEKRPYDGRKTDPMMVGKPTPNKTNINNLIENQTMRASGEPPTAYGRYENIFLSKDEYDELQAEYPDRLERLIEEMSHYLAASGKAYQNYAAALHRWAANDKKGAVKQGIPDYTCMEGESL
- a CDS encoding cysteine-rich VLP domain-containing protein; this translates as MNDKPSRMDYRQHQAARRLVHECCNYDEGNCLLLDDGEPCVCVQSISYSLMCRWFRVAVLPLDGELAAALLYRGSRKRCAVCGAAFVPKSNRGKYCPGCAGCMKKRKAAERKRKQRQKCHALEPFKPA
- a CDS encoding relaxase/mobilization nuclease domain-containing protein, whose amino-acid sequence is MATLKHLGSKNADYGAAEQYLLFEHDEFTMKPVLDENGRLIPREDYRLSTLNCGGEDFAVACMRSNLRYEKNQRREDVKSHHYIISFDPRDGPDNGLTVDRAQALGEQFCKEHFPGHQALVCTHPDGHNHSGNIHVHIVINSLRIEEVPFLPYMDRPADTKAGCKHRCTDAALRYFKSEVMEMCHREGLYQIDLLNGSKNRVTDREYWAQKKGQAALDKQNAPMIAGGITPRQTKFETNKEKLRQTLRKALATAASFDEFSSLLLREGVTVKESRGRLSYLTPDRTKPITARKLGGDFDRTAVLAVLEQNAQRGVTVRYTPQHQAARAAEQTAAIPEYLHAGKGRLQGEKTGKIDPRQDSVQRLVDIEQKMAEGKGKGYERWAKIHNLKQAAKTLTIYQQYGFSSPEQLEAAVATAYQEMRQTSGELKALETKLQGKRELRQQVLAYAKTKPIREGLKAQKSEKARAAYRQANESDFIIAEAAARYFKAQGLTKLPGRKALQAEIEQLISEKDGLYNTYHEQKQRFRELQTVKRNIDQILRREEPHRRKEQSHER